The genomic region GGCGGTCAGTCGTCCTCGATCGCGGCGAGCACGTAGTCGCGCACGTACTCGTATTTCGATACGGCCGCGGCGGCGCGCTGATTGTAGTTGGCGCCGAAGATCGCGACGGCGAGCTCGAGCTCCGGCACGACTATCACGTACTGGCCGCCGTTGCCGCCGGCATAGAACGCGCCCACCTCGCGCCCCTCGTACGGGTAGGAGAACATCCACCAGCCGTAGCCGTAGCCTTCATCGCGGATGGTCGAGCGCGGCGTGGTCGCTTCCGCCGCCCAGCCCGGTGCCAGCAGGCGGCGGCCGTTCCACACGCCGTCGTTCAGGTAGAGTTGGCCGAGCTTGAGGAAATCGCGGGGCTTGATGAACAAGCCGCCTCCGCCGTAGCCCTCGCCGGTCGGCGTGAGGTTCATGTGATAGACCCCAATGCCCAGCGGCTCAGCGAGCTGCTCCCTGAACACTTCGGGGAGCCACGAGTTCGCGAGTCGCGCCAGCACGCCGCCCGCCAGGTTCAGGCCGCCGCTGCAGTAGGCAGCGTGCGTCCCCGGGTCGTGGACCAAGGGCAGGTCCAGCGTATAGCGATGCCAGTCGGGGACGTCCTCCTGGTTCTGCATGACGTCCTCGTTGCCCGGCGAGTCGCGGTCCGAATCATCGCACGCCAGTCCCGAGGTGTTCGTGATCAGGTGCTCGAGCGTCATGCGGGCGGCCCTCGGGTCGCGGTCCTCTGAGCCGCCCGTGGCACCCATCGCGTCGTAGACGAGCGCGTCGCGGGACAGCAGTCCGGCGTGCTCGGAGGAGCCGACCAGCGTGGAGGTCACGCTCTTCGAGGCCGAACGCGTCGCGTGAGGGTCGTGCCGGGAGTAGCCGTGGAAGTACTCCTCCAGCACGAGCCTGCCCCTGCGCGCGACGAGGAAGCCGTGGATGTAGGGGGCGTCGATGGCGTCGATCGGGGTGGAGGCGATCCTGCGCACGAGCTCCTGGAGCGGACCCTCGCTCATGCCGACCGCGGCCGGGTCGGCGCTCTGCCAGCCCTCCGCCTCGACCGGGCGGCGATATCGATACGGCTCGGCCCCGACGGGCCTGGCGGAAAAGGGCGAAGCGCGATCGCCGTCGACGCGTGTGAAGTCGTACGTGCCGCCGTTGAGCGGGAAGTACACGGACAGCCGGCCGCGCCTTTCGTGGTAGATCCCCTGGAGCCGGGTTCGCCCCTCCGAATCCACGAAGCTCAGGGCGTCATCTTGCCCCAGGATGTCGTGGATCGGATAAAAGCGCCCGATGTTCGCCTCCGGGTTGCGGATGAACGCCCCCAGTCGGCCGTCCGGCTGTCGCTGGATCTTCAGGTAGAATCGCAGCCCGTCACGCGCCGGGGTCAGGTTGCCCGTCCACACTCCAGCCTCCTGCGCGAGGAGCGTCAGCGGCGTGGCGAGTTCGGAAAAGCTGCGGAAGTTCCAGGGCTGCACCCAGTGCCCCTCGATCGACCCACCGTCGTCCGACAGGCGGCCCCGGAAGTATCCCCTCTCTCCGCCTGCCTCGAAGCGGATCTGGTGACCTTCCAAACGCACATCGACATGATGCCCGCCGATTTCCGCCCAAAAGTCAGCGCCCTCTCGCCGCAGCGTTACGGCCCCCGACACGTCCGGCCCGAAGGTCCGCTCGGCCGCCCACAGGCCGACCAGGTGCCTGGGTGGGTCGGCGTCCTGGCCGACGGCCGCCGAGGGGGTCGCGATCGTGCCCGCCACCAGCAAGACCGCCCACGTACCTGCCTCCGCGCGGCTCACGCCACTTCCTGCCGCGCATCGCGCGCGCGCTCGTCCAGCCATTGCAGGATCGGCTCCTTGGGGCTCGTCAGGTTTCGGCGCAGCCAGTGGCACGCCTCGTCCACATCGCCTCGTTGCAGGGCCCGCAGGATCTGCCCGTGCTCCTCCTGCGCCGTCTCCATCACCGCCAGGTCTCCCCCGAACGCGAGTCCGTACCTCCTGAAGCGGCGCATGAAGTGGACTATCAACGACATCAACACCTCGTTCTCGCACGCGGAGAGCAGCTCCAGGTGCCACGCCTCGTCGAGCGTGATTCGCGCCGCCGGGTCCGTCGCCGCGCGCTTCTGTTCTTCCAGCCCCTCGAGCCGTTCGAAGCTCTCGAGGGAAGGGACTCCGGCGAGTCTCAGCGCCTCGGGGTCCAGAAGGGCCCTGATCGGGTAGATGTCATCGAACTCCTTGCGCGTCAGCTCGCGCACGAAGCACCCGCGACGGGGGACGGCGACTAGCGCTTCTTCGGCCACCAGCCTGCTCAGCGCCTCGCGTACGCAGGTCCTGCTGACACCCAGATCCCTGGCGAGGTGCACCTCGTTGATGCGCTCGCCGCCCTTCAAGCGGCCGTCGTAGATCCTGTCCCGCAGCCCGTTGGCCACGGGCTCGCTGAGATTGGGTCGGTCCTCTATTCGTATCTGCATACTGTCGACAGTAAACAGCAATCCAACAGAGCGCAACACGATGGGTTGCCGCACGCGCACGGCGGACGGAACATTGCCAGGCCGTGTACCGAACCCGACCGTGGGCCGAGCTTGATGGATCCGCAGCCGATCGGGGGTGTCCACACCCTCGCCGACATGACCTGGGAAGACGTGCGCGCGCTCGGCGGGCCGCTCGTGGCCATTCAGCCGGTGGGCGCGACCGAGGCGCACGGCCCGCACCTGCCGCTGGGCACGGATAACGTCATCGCCGAGGCGATGGCCAGGGAGGGAGCGCGGCTGCTCGCGGGCGACGAAGTGGCGGTGCTCTTGCTGCCGACCCTGGCCTACACCGCCGCGCCGTTCGCGTCCGGCTTCGCGGGGACCGTATCGGTTTCGGCCCGCGCGGTCCGGTTGCTGCTCGAGGGCGTCGCGACCAGCCTGGCGGAGGCGGGGGCGGCGGCTCTGGCCATCGCGAACGCGCATCTCGATCCGGCGCACGTGGGCGCGCTCCGGGAGGCCGCGGGCGCGCTCGCGGAGGAGGGCCGGATCCGGGTGGCCTTCGCCGACGTCACGCGCGGGCGGCTGGCCGAACGGCTCACAGAAGAATTCCGGAGCGGCGCCTGCCACGCGGGCCGCTACGAGACATCGATCATCATGGCCGTGCGTCCCGACCTCGTCCGGTCGGACATTGGCTCGCGCCTGGAGCCCAATCCGGCGTCGCTCGTGGACGCGATCGCGGCCGGTCACTCGACTTTCGAGGCGGCGGGTGGGCCGCGGGCGTACTTTGGCTGGCCCGCGGAGGCCAGCGCCGAGGAGGGCCGCCGCACGATCCAGATCCTGGGGGAGATGCTGGCGGAATCCGTGCGCGAGGCCCTGGCGTGAACGGCCTGGAGGGACGAGGCGCCGTGGTCACCGGCGGCGGCCGGGGCATCGGCCGGGCGGTGGCCGAGGCGCTGTCGGCGGCGGGCGCGGCGGTGGTAGTGGCTGCGCGCTCCGAGGCCGAACTCGAGGAGACCGCGGCCGCGCTCCGAGCCAGAGGCGGAGACGCGCACGCCGTCGCCTGTGACGTGACCGACGAGGCGGCCGTGGGCCGGCTTGCGGAAGCGGCCGTCGAGCGCCTGGGCGAGGTCGACATCCTGGTCAACAACGCGGGCGCGTCGTTCGCGCAGCCGCTGCACAGGCTGACGCTGGAGCAGTGGCACGACGCGCTGGCGGTGAACGCGACCGGGCCGTTCCTATGCACGCGGGTGT from Gemmatimonadota bacterium harbors:
- a CDS encoding serine hydrolase codes for the protein MSRAEAGTWAVLLVAGTIATPSAAVGQDADPPRHLVGLWAAERTFGPDVSGAVTLRREGADFWAEIGGHHVDVRLEGHQIRFEAGGERGYFRGRLSDDGGSIEGHWVQPWNFRSFSELATPLTLLAQEAGVWTGNLTPARDGLRFYLKIQRQPDGRLGAFIRNPEANIGRFYPIHDILGQDDALSFVDSEGRTRLQGIYHERRGRLSVYFPLNGGTYDFTRVDGDRASPFSARPVGAEPYRYRRPVEAEGWQSADPAAVGMSEGPLQELVRRIASTPIDAIDAPYIHGFLVARRGRLVLEEYFHGYSRHDPHATRSASKSVTSTLVGSSEHAGLLSRDALVYDAMGATGGSEDRDPRAARMTLEHLITNTSGLACDDSDRDSPGNEDVMQNQEDVPDWHRYTLDLPLVHDPGTHAAYCSGGLNLAGGVLARLANSWLPEVFREQLAEPLGIGVYHMNLTPTGEGYGGGGLFIKPRDFLKLGQLYLNDGVWNGRRLLAPGWAAEATTPRSTIRDEGYGYGWWMFSYPYEGREVGAFYAGGNGGQYVIVVPELELAVAIFGANYNQRAAAAVSKYEYVRDYVLAAIEDD
- a CDS encoding GntR family transcriptional regulator — translated: MQIRIEDRPNLSEPVANGLRDRIYDGRLKGGERINEVHLARDLGVSRTCVREALSRLVAEEALVAVPRRGCFVRELTRKEFDDIYPIRALLDPEALRLAGVPSLESFERLEGLEEQKRAATDPAARITLDEAWHLELLSACENEVLMSLIVHFMRRFRRYGLAFGGDLAVMETAQEEHGQILRALQRGDVDEACHWLRRNLTSPKEPILQWLDERARDARQEVA
- a CDS encoding creatininase family protein; this encodes MDPQPIGGVHTLADMTWEDVRALGGPLVAIQPVGATEAHGPHLPLGTDNVIAEAMAREGARLLAGDEVAVLLLPTLAYTAAPFASGFAGTVSVSARAVRLLLEGVATSLAEAGAAALAIANAHLDPAHVGALREAAGALAEEGRIRVAFADVTRGRLAERLTEEFRSGACHAGRYETSIIMAVRPDLVRSDIGSRLEPNPASLVDAIAAGHSTFEAAGGPRAYFGWPAEASAEEGRRTIQILGEMLAESVREALA